CAGCCAGTTCTCCAGCGTATCCGGGGCAATGCGCTCCTCGACGGTGAAGCAGAAGGCGCGGATCGAGTCGCTTTGGTGGGCGTGGTGATCGACTAAATGGTGCGCCGTGACAGGGCCGGGGCTTAAGGAAATCGCGGTGCCCGCGTGGGGTGCGGCGGCGCTGACCGTGTAGCGCCCGGCCTTGAGCCACTGGTCGACCTGATAGCCGCCGTCGGCGTAAAGCCCGGCGCCCACCAGCAGGCTCGCGGAGAGCTTGCCGTCGATCACTTGCCACTGCTCGGCGGTCGGGTTGAGCCGAGCGAGCCGGTTGGCAAGCCCGGATACCCTCGCCTGCTCGGCGAGATCGGTCTTGGTGATCAGGAGCTTGTCCGCCACGCCGACCTGCTGGCGCGACTCCTCATGAGCGTCCAATGTGGCCTCGCCGTTGACCGCATCCACGCAGCACACGACGCTGTCGAGCTTGAAGCGGTGCGCAAGCCAGGCATCGGTCATCAACAGCTGCAAAAGGGAAGTCGGCAGCGCCAGCCCCGTGGTTTCGATCACCACGCGCGCTGGGGCGGGCTTGCCCCGCACCTCGAGATCCTCGAGCGCCTCGCGCAGGGTGCGGCTCAAGTCGCCGCGCAGCGTACAGCACAGACAGCCGCTGCTCATCTCGATCACGGCCTGCTCGTCGCTTTGGGTGATCAGCTGATGATCGAGGCCAATGTCGCCGAACTCGTTGATCACCACCAGGGTGTTGTCCATGGAGATCTGGCGCACCCAACGGTTGAGCAGCGTGGTCTTGCCGCTGCCCAGAAAGCCGGTGAGCACGTTGACGGGAATCAAGGGCGGTGTCGTCATGACGTTCACTCCTTCAGGCCGGGTCGATGGTCACCAAAAGCCGCTTCTCGCCGGGTGTGAGCGCCGGGCTTCGATGGGCGAGCCCGCGCTCTTCGCAGCCTATCCAGCCGCTGCCCTTGATCAGCGCGATATCGCCGCACTCCAGACACTGAACGGCGTGCGGGTCGGCCGCGACCTCCGGGCGATCAGCGCGGGGCGCGCCCAGCCCCAGACGGTTGACGGCGTGCTCCGGCAGCCACTCGCTGCCCGGGCCCACGTAGGTCGTGACCAGGCGCACCGCCAGGTTGTCGCAGTGAAAGCGCGGACACATGGCGCTGTTCAAAAGCCTTAGCCGCACGCCGACCGTGTCGGTCTCGAACAGAAAAGCCACGGCGGAGGCGACGGTCGCGATATCCTCGATCAGCGCCTCGCCGGCTTCCGGGGCCGGCAGGTGGCGGCGCAGATCCTCGGTGAAGGCCTCGTTGATTTCTCCCAGCCAGCTAAATTGCCAGGTGCGTTCGGTCTGACACTGGGCCCGGGCGCTCAGCGCTATATCCGCCGGCAGCGCCCGCTCGAGCACGGCGATGTTGATCGCCTCGTCGAAGATGCGCGGCAGCACGCTGATATCGGTGTCCGCCGCAGCGTGATCGGGCAGGCGTGATTGTGTGGCTTTGCGTTGTAACGTCATGGCGATCTCCGGTGTTTGAGTGTTGGGGCGCGCATCAGGCACTCACCATCAGGCGTTGGGCGAGGCGCAGGCCCTGGCTTGTAAGCGTTGCCGCCAGAAACAGCGCGGCGGCCAGCGTCACCATGGTCGGGCCGGTGGGGGTGTCGAGCGCATAGGCGGTTTTCAGCCCGCCGACCACCGCGGCAAGCGCCACGCCGACAGCGCCGATGGCCATGACCTCCGGCGTGCGGCAGAAGGGCCGCGCCGCCGCCGCAGGGATGATCAAAAGCGCGGTGATCAGAAGCACCCCCACCACCTTCAGCGCCACGGCCACGACCACGGCAAGCGAAAGGGTCAGAATGAGCTGCTCTCGGCGCGGGGAGACGCCGCTGACGTAGGCGAGCTCGTCGTTCAGGGTCGCCATTAAAAGCGCCGACCAGCGCCAGCGCAGAAGCGCCATCACCGACAGGGCCCCGCCACCGATGACCCACAGATCACGCTTGCCCACCGCCAGAATGTCGCCAAAGAGATAAGCGTTTAAATCGATGCGCACCCCGGAGAGAAACGACACCGCCACCAGCCCAACCGCCAAGGCCGAGTGGGCGGCCACACCGAGCAGCGTATCCATGGCAACGCCTCGCCCGCTGAGCATCGATACCCCGAAGGCCATGACCAGCGCCACCGCCAGCACCCCGGTAAAGATCGACATATCCATGAGCAGCGAAAGCGCTACGCCCAGAATCGCGGCGTGGGCGGTGGCGTCGCCAAAGTAAGCCATGCGCCGCCAGACGACGAAGCAGCCAAGCGGCGCCGCCGCCAGCGCCACCAGCACGCCGGCAAGGGTAGCGCGCACCATGAAATCATCCAGCATCGGCGACCTCTCCCGGGTGATGACGGTAAAGCGCTAGCGCCTCATTACCCTCGCTGTTGAGGAGCGTTTCGCCGAACAGCGCCTGGTAATCCGGCGACGCCGCCACCCGCTCGGGCTTGCCCTGACAGCACAGGGTGCGGTTCAGGCAGACGACGTGGTCGGCGGTGCGCATCACCACGTTCAGGTCGTGGCTGACCATCAGCACGGCGCAGCCGTAACGCTGGCGCACCGCCTCGATACGGCGATAGAACTCTGCCGTGCCGCGCTGGTCGAGCCCTTGGGTGGCCTCATCCAGAATCAGAATGTCCGGCCGGGTCAGAAGCGCCCGCGCCAAGAGCACGCGCTGGAACTGGCCGCCGGACAGATGGCTCATCGTCGCCTGCAGAAGATGCCCGGCGCCGGCCTCGTCGAGGGCGCGCTCGACCGCCGCCGGGGCCTGGCGGTGCGGCAGGTTGATAAAGCGCTTGACCGTCATCGGCAGCGTCGGGTCGAGATGCAGGCGCTGGGGCACGTAGCCGATGCGCAGCCCTGCGCCGACTCGCACACTGCCAGTGGCGGGCTTGACCGCGCCGATCAGCGTCTTGACCAGCGTCGACTTGCCCGACCCGTTGGGGCCGATCAGCGTGAGTATCTGATGGCGATAGAGCGTCAGGTCGATGTTCTCGAGCACGAACTCGCTTCCGAAACGCACGCTCAGGTGCGAAATGCTTACCAGCACGTCGTCCGGGGTATTGGGAGCTAATTCCATCGGTAGCATCGTCTTGTAAAATATTGTTATGTTATAACATGGCTATCGAGTCTTGACGACCCTTCCCTGCCGCTGTCGGTAAAAGGCCGTCACCTGACCCACCCTCGATGACTCTCTGGAGCACACCATGCTGTCTACGCGTTTATCCTGGCCCCTGCTGCTGGCCTTCCCTCTGGCCGCTGCCGCCGACGCTCCCCGCGTTGCGGTAGACATTCCCCCGGTGCAGTCGCTGGTCGCCACCGTGCTGGGCGAACACGGCGAGCCTGCGCTTTTCATCCGGCCCGGCGCCTCGCCCCACGGCTACTCGCTGCGCCCTTCCGAAGCCCAGGCCCTGAATGATGCCGACCTGGTCGTCTGGGTAAGCCACGACCTGACGCCCTGGCTCACCGCGCCGATCGAGAACCTGGCAAGTGATGCGCGCCATCTGGAGCTTCTCAAGGCCCCAAACACCACCGTGCTCACGTACCGCGACAGCGCCACCTTCGCCCTGGACGATAGCGTCGGCCACGCCCACGATCATTCTCACGATCACGATCATGGGCATGACCGCGAGCAGGACCAGGGTCACGAACACAGCCACGAGCATAGCCACGAAGGCACCAACCCCCACGCCTGGCTCTCGCCGGACAACGCCCGCCAGTGGCTGGGCGCCATCGCCGAGCAGCTAAGCGAGCTCGACCCGGGCAACGCTAACGACTACCGCGCCAACGCCGAGCAAGGCCGGCAAGCGCTCGACGCCCTCGAGGCGCGGCTTGCAGAGCAGCTCATCGATCAGCACGACACCCGCTACGTCGTCTTTCACGACGCCTACCAGTATTTCGAAGAGGCTTTCGACGTACCGGCTGCCGGGGCGATCTCGCTGGGTGACGCCTCTTCTCCAAGCCCGGCGCGTATCGAGGCGCTCCAGAACCTGGTGCGTGACGAGAACATTCAGTGCGTGTTCAGCGAGCCGCAGTTCAACGCCCGTCTCGTCGAGAGCGTCTTTGGCGACACCGCGGTCTATACCGGCGTGCTCGACCCGCTGGGCGTAGGCTTGGCGCTGGATGCGTCGCTCTACCCGGCACTGCTCGAGCAGATCGCCGACGAGATCGAGCGCTGCGGCCAGACAAGCTAGCGCGGCACCCGCTCGCTCTGAAAAGCCGCAAGCGGGCACCTGCCTACGCCTCGGTGGGAAAGTATGATAATTTTCGCAATTCTTCATACTGACTCTGCACACTGTTCGAGCGAATGCTCGAGCGAACCGAGGTGATCATGCGCGCAGCTCTAGGCGCCCTTCTGGCACTCTCTCTGACGCTGGGCCCTGGCGGCCCGGCCGCGGCCGAATCGCGGCTCGACGCTTCCTGGCCGAGCAACGTGGGGGCGCTGAACCCGCACCTTTATACGCCCAACCAGATGTTCGCCCAGGCGATGGTGTATGAACCGCTGGTGCGCTACCAGGCCGACGGCATCGTGGCGCCCTGGCTTGCCAGGCGCTGGGAAATCACCAACGACGGGCGCACCTATACCTTTACGCTGCGCGACGACGTCACCTTCTCCAACGGCGAGCCCTTCAACGCCGCGGCGGTGGTGGCCAACTTCGACGCGATTCTGGCCCACCGCGAGCGCCACGCCTGGCTTGGGCTGACCGAGCAGATCGAAAGCGTTCGCGCGCTGGACGAGTTTCGCGTCGAGCTGAACCTGCACGCGCCCTACTACCCGGTACTGCAGGATTTGGCGCTGCCCCGCCCGTTTCGCTTTATCGCCCCGTCGCAGCTGGTCGACGGCACGTTTACCGCCGGCGTGAGCGCGCCGATTGGCACCGGGGCTTGGCAGCTCATTGAGACGCGTCTGGGCGAGTTCGATCGTTTCGTGCGAAACGACGCCTACTGGGGCGAAGCGCCGGCCTTTGATGAGGTAAACGTCAGCGTGATCGTCGATCCCAACACCCGGGCGCTGGCGCTTCAAACCGGTCAGATCGACCTGATTTACGGGCCCAACGGCCTGATCTCGCCGGACACCTTTACCCGTTTCTCCCAGGACGAGCGCTATACGACGGCGCTTTCCGAGCCGACGGAAACCCTGATGCTGGCGCTGAACAGCCAGCGCGGCGCCACGGCGGAGCTGGCCGTACGCCAGGCGATCAATCACGCGGTGGACAAGGCCAGCATCGCCCAAAGCGTTTTCTACGGCACGCAGCAGGTCGCCGACACGCTATTCGCCCCCGGCGTGCCCTACGCCGATGTGGGACTCACCCCCTACGCGTTCGATCCAGACCGCGCCGCCGAGCTGCTCGATGAGGCGGGCTGGCGCATGGACCGCGGCGTGCGCATGAAGGAGGGCGAGCCGCTGCAGATCGATTTGGTGTTCGTGGGCAACGACGCGGTGTCGAAATCTACCGCGGAAATCATCCAGGCAGAGCTTTCCGCGCTGGGCATGATGGTTCGCCTGATCGGCGAGGAGGAGAGCAGTGTCTACGCCCGCCAGCGCGACGGGCGCTTCGGCATGATCTTCAACCGGACCTGGGGCGCGCCGTTTGATCCCCACGCGTTTATTAGCGCCATGCGCGCGCCCGCCCACGCCGACTACCAGGCGCAGTTGGGGCTTTCTGACAAACCCGAGATCGACGCGCTGATTGGCGAGATTCTGACCTCGACCGACGAGACGCAGCGCCAGGCGCTTTACGAGACGCTTTTGACCCGCCTGCACGAAGCCGCCGTCTATCTGCCGCTGACCTACGCCAGCGTGCTCGCCGTGGCCTCCCCTGAGGTCGGCGAGATCCACTTTGGCGCCATGGCCAGCGAAATTCCGTTTGATCGGTTCACCCCCGAGGCCGGGCGTTGATGGCCGGTTTCATCCTCAAGCGGCTTTTATTGCTGCCGCTACTACTGCTGGCGGCGTCCATCATCATCTTTTTGCTGCTGCGTCTCGGGCCGTCGGATCCGGCGATGGACTACCTGCGCCTCTCCCAGGTGCCGCCCACGCCCCAGGCGCTCGAGCACGCGCGGGCGGCGCTCGGCCTCGACCAGCCGCTGATCACTCAGTACGCTCAGTGGCTTTCAAGCGCGGTGCGCCTCGATTTCGGCGTCTCCTACGCCACCCAGCGCCCGGTATTCGAGGACATGCTGCACTTTCTGCCGGCGACCCTCGAGCTTGCCGGCGTCGCGCTGGTGCTGACGCTGCTGGTATCGATTCCGCTCGGCCGCTGGGCGGCGCGCCACCATCACCGCGCCCCGGATCTCGTCGTGCGCCTGATCGCCTTTTTTGGTGTATCGATGCCCAACTTCTGGCTCGGCTTTCTGCTGGTGCTGCTGTTTTCGGTGACCCTGGGGTGGCTTCCGCCGATGGGCCGCGGCGGCGTCGCGCACTTGGTGCTGCCGGCCGTGGCGATTTCGCTGATGTCGCTTTCGATCAACGCGCGGATGCTGCGCGCCAGCATGCTGGAGGTGGGAAGCCAGCGCCACGTGCAGTACGCCCGTCTGCGCGGGCTTGGCGAGCGCGAGGTGGAGCGCCGCCACGTGCTGAGAAACGCCCTGCTTCCGATCATCACCGCCACCGGCATGCACGTCGGCGAGCTGATCGGCGGCACGCTGATCATCGAGAGCATCTTCGGCTGGCCGGGCGTGGGGCGCTACGCCGTATCGGCGATCTTCAACCGCGACTACCCGGTCATCCAGTGCTTCACGCTGCTGATGGTGACCATCTTCGTGGTCTGCAATCTGATCGTCGATATCGTTTACGCCGCCGCCGACCCGCGCATTCGTATTTCCAGGGAGGGCGTGCAGTGAGGTCTTCGAGCGCATCGTTCTCGCCGTCGTCTCATTCTCCATCTCGGGGGCGCTTGCCCAAGGCGCGCCTGACCACCTGCATCGCTCTGGCGCTGGTGGCGGGGCTGGTGTTCGTGGCGCTGTTCGGCGCCGGGCTCTCGCCGTTTGACCCCAACGCCGTGACGCTCTCCGAGCGCCTCGCCCCGCCGAGCGCCACGCACTGGCTCGGCACCGACCACTTGGGGCGCGACATTCTCGCACGGCTTCTGGAGGGCACGCGGGTCTCGCTCGGCGTGGTCGCCGTGACGCTTTCACTGCTGCTGGCGCTGGGCATCGTGGTGGGCGGCAGCGCCGGGGTCATCGGCGGGCGCTTCGATCAGATCACCATGCGCATGACGGATATCTTTCTGACCTTCCCCACCTTCGTGCTGTCGCTGTTCATGATCGGCATGCTGGGCACGGGGCTTACCAACGTGATACTCGCCATCGCCCTCTCCCACTGGGCCTGGTACGCGCGGATCACTCGCTCGGTGGTGCTGTCGCTCAAGCACCGCGACTACATCAGCGCCGCGCGCATGGCCGGCGCCGGGCGGCTGCGCATCTTTACCCGCCACCTGCTGCCATCCACGCTTTCGCAGCTGGCGGTGCTCGCCTCGCTCGATATCGGTCACATCATGCTACACGTCTCGGGCCTGTCGTTTCTCGGGCTCGGGGTCGCCGCCCCCACGCCGGAGTGGGGCGTGATGCTCTCGGATGCGCGCCAGTTCGTCTGGACCGAGCCACGTTTGATGCTCTGGCCGGGGCTGGCGCTGTTTTTGAGCGTGATGGCCTTCAACCTGCTGGGCGACGCGCTGCGCGACCGCCTCGACCCTCAACTTCAACGGGAGCACACGCATTGAACGCGCCGCCCACGCACCGCACCCTGACCCTTGAAGGCATGACCGTCGACACCCACGACGAGCGTCTGGTCGACGACGTCTCGATCACTCTCGAGCGCGGCGAAGTGGTGGCGCTGGTCGGCGCCAGCGGCTCGGGCAAGTCGCTGAGCTGCGCCGCGGCCCTCGACACCCTGCCCAGCGGTACGATCAAACGCGCGGGCCAGGTCCACCTCGACGGTATGCCGATCGCCGCGTCGCTTTTGCGCGGACGAGTGGTCGCCTCGATCATGCAAAACCCGCGCAGCGCCTTCAATCCGGTGCGCACGCTCAAAAGCCACTTCGATGAAACGCTCAAGGCGCTAGGCGTGGCGAGAAAGGCGCGCGGGCCGCGTAGCCGCCAGGCGATGCTCGACGCGGGGCTCGATGAGCCCGAGCGGCTGTTGAAGCTTTATCCGTTTGAAATGAGCGGCGGGATGCTGCAGCGCACGATGATCGCGCTGGCGCTGGCAAGCGAAGCGCCGTTTCTGTTCGCCGACGAGCCGACCACGGATCTCGATGTGATCCACCAGCGCGACATCCTCGATCTGCTCGCCGATCTGCGTACGCGCTTCGGGCTGGGGCTTTTGCTGATCACCCACGACATGGGCGTGGTGGCGCGCCTGGCCGACCGGGTGCTGGTGATGGACCAGGGCCGGCTGGTGGAGAGCGCACCGGTCGAAACGCTTTTTGAGCGCCCGCAGCACGGCGTCACCCGGGCGCTGGTCGAGGCGCACCTGGCGCTCTACCCGCATCGGCAGGCACCGTCATGAGGCTGGTCATATGAGTTTTTTAAGCGCCGAAGGCGTCTCTCACGGCTACTCCTCGAGGCGGTCGCTGTTGCGCCGCCGCCCGGCCCAGCCCGTGCTGTCAGAGGTGTCGCTTGAGATCGCACCGGGCGAAACCCTGGGGCTTCTCGGGCGCAGCGGCTGCGGCAAGAGCACTCTGGCGCGCCTGCTCACCGGGCTCGAAACGCCAAGCCTGGGCACGGTGCGTTTTCAAGGCAACGCGTTATCCAACCTCGACAAACCCGGCTGGCAGGCGTTTCGCCGCCAGGTGCAAATGGTGTTTCAGGATCCGCAGAACGCGGTGAACCCGCGCCTCACCGTGAGTGATATCATCAGCGAGCCGCTGATTCACCTCACCGACCTGGACCGTGCCCAGCACCCGGCCCGGGTGGCGGAGCTTCTCGACGCCGTCGGCCTGGCCCGCCGGCTTGCCCACCGCTACCCGTTCGAACTCAGCGGCGGTCAGCTTCAGCGCGTGTGTATCGCCCGGGCACTTGCGCCTCGGCCGTCGCTGATCGTGCTGGATGAAGCGGTCTCGAATCTGGATCTGCACCTGCAGCTCCAGATGCTCGAACTCTTCACCGCTTTGCAGCGCGACGTTGGCGTGGCGTTCTTGTTCGTCACTCACGATCTTCGTCTGGTCGAGCGCTTCTGCTCACGGGTACTGGTCATGGGCGCCGGGCGGCTGGTCGAGGACCGCCCCGTCACCTCGCCATTGACGCTGACCTCACCAGAGGGGCAGGCGCTTTTCCAGGCGGTGCTGCCGGCGTTTCCCGTTCAAATGACGTCATTACGGGAACGACTCCCACTTGAGAGTGTCTCTTGAGCGCAACGCTCTACCTATAAAGGATGTGTCTTCATGAAAAAATTCGCCCTATTTCTGAGCCTGGCCGCGGCCCTAACCACCCAGGGCGCCTTCGCTCAAAGCCAGGCGTGCTCGTCCGAGGCGCTGATGGCCGCCAACCAGAACGTGTACGACCAGCTGGAAGCCTACGCGGCCAACCAGATGCAGCAGGGCAAAACTGCCGAGGAGCTCACCGCTGACATGGAAGCGATCACCAGCGCCGGCGGCGTTCAGGACGTACTTTCTCGCCATCAGGACGAGCTCGAACTGATGGAGCCAGGATCAGGTCACGAGCCCTCCCAGGCGCTATGTGACGACATGTACGCCATGATCGACGACATGCAGGCCGAGCTCGACGCCCGCCAATAACCGGTCACACCTTTGCGGTGTCGTTGCCTGCGCGGCACCGCTTGAATAACGCCCTCCCCGCCTTAATATCATGTGCCATGCTTGTTTTATTCTTTCCCTAGCAGAGCGCAGAACGTGACATGTCGATTATTGATCCCCGCACCGGAAATACGCTGACGGCCGAACCCGCCGCCGACACTGCCGCCAGCGGCAGCCGGCCCGCCGTCGCCCGCGACGATGTGATCATCGAGCTGAGCGCGGCCAACATTCAGAAAGTGCTGGAAGCCTCGAGCCAGGTACCGGTGCTGCTCGACAGCTACTCGCCGGCCAACGAGCCCTGCCAGCAGCTGATCAGCGTGCTCGAAAAGCTGGCGCTGGAGTACGGCGGCGCCTTCCTGCTGGCCAAACTCGACGCTCAGGCCAACCCGGAGATCGCCGCACAGCTCGGCGTGCGCTCGGTGCCGGACGTCAAGCTCGTAAGCCAGGGCGGCCTGGTCGATGGCTTCCAGGGGGCGCTGCCGGAAAAAGAGGTGCGTGAGTGGCTCGGGCGCTACATTCAGGCCCCGGAGGATGCACCGGCCACGCCCGAAGAGCAGGCCGAAGCGGCGCTGGCCGAGGGTGACACCGCCACCGCCAGGGAGATCTACCAGACGCTGATCACCCAGTACCCGGAGTACCACGCCTACCAGGTAGCCATGGCGAAGGTGCTGGTGGCCGAGGGCCAGCGCGACGAGGCGCGCAGCGTGCTCGACAACTTGCCGCCGGAAGAGCGCGAAGGAGCAGCCGCCCGCGGCGTACGCGCCAGCATCGAATTCAGCGAGCAGGCCCTCTCCGCCGAGGAAATCGCCGCCCTGGGGGTTCGCGACGACAGCGAAGCGCGCTACCAGCGCGCCCTGCGTCAGGTCGCCGACGGCGACTACGATACGGGCCTTGAAGGGCTTCTGACGCTGATGAAGTCCGATCGCGCCTATAACGATGACGCCGCGCGCAAGACGCTTTTGCAGGTGTTCGACGCCCTCGGCGCCGACCACCCGTTGACCGTGGCCTACCGTCGCAAGCTCTTTGCGCTGCTCTACTGAGCCGCGGGCCCCAGCACCGCGTCGAGCCGCAAAAGCGCCGCTTCGAGCTCGGCGCCCGTGGTGCCGAAATTCAGGCGCAGAAAGCCGGGGCGGCCAAACGCCGCTCCGTCGGAAAGCGCCACTCCCGCTTGCTCCTTGAGCGCTTGATAGGGCGAATCGCCCAGATTCGCCCGGCGCACGTCGAGCCACGCCAGATAGGTCGCCTCCGGGACGCTTAGACTCACCCCGGGCCAGCGGGCCACATACTGCTTTAGCCTGTCGCGGTGGCCGCGCAGCACCTCTAGCAGCGCCTGGCGCCAGGGCTCGCCCTGGCCATAGGCGGCGTCGGCGGCCACCAGACCCAGCACATTCACCTCCGGTAGTAGCCCCTTGCAGGCCGTGGCAAATCGCTGGCGGAGCGTGGCGTCCGGAATCACCGCGCAGGCGCTCGAGAGCCCTGCCAGGTTGAAGGTCTTGGACGGCGCCCAGAGCGTGATCGTGCGCCGGGCGAGCTCCGGAAACAGTGCGGCCAACGGGCGGTGTTGCGCACCCTCCTCGAGCAGAAGATCGCAGTGCAGCTCGTCGGACACCACGAAAAGATCGAAGCGCGCGACCAGCTCGGCCAATCCTTCAAGCTCTTCATGGCGCCAGACGCGGCCGGTCGGGTTGTGCGGGTGGCACCAGAGCAGCAGACGCGTCTCTGGCGTGATGGCAGCTTCCAACGCTTCGAGATCGAGCCGCCAGGACTCGCCGGGGCTGGTGGGTTCGGCGAGTCTTGCCTGCTGACTCACGCGCCCGGTACGCTCGGCCACGGCCAGAAACGGCGGGTAGATGGGTGTGGCGGTGAGCACGGCGTCGCCGGGCTTTGTCAGCGCCAGCGTGGCGAAGTGCAGTGCGGGCACCACGCCGGGCAGCCAGTGCTGCCACTCGGCCTCGATCGGCCAGTCGTAGTGTGCCGCGCTCCAATCACAAAGCGTCTTCTTGAGCGTTTCGGGCACCTCGCCGTAGCCATACACGCCGTGGGCGACGCGGCGCTCGAGCGCCTCGATCACCGCCGGCGGCGAACGAAAGTCCATGTCCGCCACCCACAGCGGCAGGATGTCGGCGCCGTAGCGGTGCCATTTTTGTGACGAGTAGCCCCCTTCGGGGTGGCGCCGCTCGACAGGCGTGGCAAAATCGAAGCCCATGAGAGTTCTCACTGATTGCGAAAGGATTGACGACGAGCATGGCGCAAAACGACTTTTACACCAGGATGCGCGCGGGACTGGCGGCGCTTTTACGCCAGTGGCGCTCGCTGGGTCAGGCGGATGCCGACCAGCTGGCACTCATTCTGGCGGAAACCGCGCGGGTCGCCAAGCTGGGCACGCCGGACGCCACGCCCAGCGGGCGGGATCTCGAGCGCTGGAGCGATGACACCGAGGGCACCATGCCGCTTTGGGCACCGCGCACCGCGGTTTTTTTGCTCAATCAGATGCCTGCCCGCCCGACGCCGCAAAGCGATGAAGAGGCGTGCGCTTGGGCCTACTGCTGGCTCAAGAACCGCGCGTTCGATTCACAAGAGGCCGCTCGCGCCGCCCTGCCCGCCCACCTTCAGGCCCCGCTCGAGCAGGCGCTCGACGCGGCCTGGCGCGACCAGCAGGGCCTGCGCCTGATCTAACCCGCCGCGCCGGTGGACCCGGCGTGTCTCTTCGTTTTCATTACCCCGTCTTCATGCTCCTCGTTTTTACTGCCGGCTGTTCGTTTCCGGCTTTTCGCCCGCCTGTATACAAAGTGCTTATATGACGCGCCGCGAATATAAACGACCATGGAGTGCAGAGTGGCAGCGCCGACCCGCTGGCGACGCGCATCGATACCTGCGCTTAGCGCTTGCGCACCGGCGATTTCGGCTTAAATCCGGCGGGCTTGGTGGACAGCCACTCGACGAAGGCACGAATGTCCGGGTCCTGGGCCAGCGACTCGACGCTTGGAAAGCGGTCGGCCAGCTCGCGCTCGCTGTAAAGCCGGTGAAGGTGCTTGTGGCAGGGGTGGCAAAGCCAGGCAATGGCGGTCAGGCGCTCCTCGCGGCTGTAGCGTTTTCGATAGCGCGGTTTGTTGTGCAGCGTACGGGGAATCAGGTGGTGCTTGGTGAGCGCTGCGGCTCGATGGCATAGCTCGCACTGCGCCGGCTTGGCGGGCGGCGACAGCGAATGGCCGGATGAGAACGCGGTATCCACGAAGCCTGGATCTCCTGAGCGGCAAAACTTGAACATCATTAATACGTATAAGGATAATCGAGAATGCTGGAAGTT
The window above is part of the Halomonas sp. GD1P12 genome. Proteins encoded here:
- a CDS encoding CobW family GTP-binding protein, which produces MTTPPLIPVNVLTGFLGSGKTTLLNRWVRQISMDNTLVVINEFGDIGLDHQLITQSDEQAVIEMSSGCLCCTLRGDLSRTLREALEDLEVRGKPAPARVVIETTGLALPTSLLQLLMTDAWLAHRFKLDSVVCCVDAVNGEATLDAHEESRQQVGVADKLLITKTDLAEQARVSGLANRLARLNPTAEQWQVIDGKLSASLLVGAGLYADGGYQVDQWLKAGRYTVSAAAPHAGTAISLSPGPVTAHHLVDHHAHQSDSIRAFCFTVEERIAPDTLENWLDMLMSLMGDKMLRIKAVVHLSDRDAPLAIHGVQQIFHPPAELPLECVSDRVSRFVFITQHIAPETVAEMYHFFSASKESA
- a CDS encoding DUF1826 domain-containing protein → MTLQRKATQSRLPDHAAADTDISVLPRIFDEAINIAVLERALPADIALSARAQCQTERTWQFSWLGEINEAFTEDLRRHLPAPEAGEALIEDIATVASAVAFLFETDTVGVRLRLLNSAMCPRFHCDNLAVRLVTTYVGPGSEWLPEHAVNRLGLGAPRADRPEVAADPHAVQCLECGDIALIKGSGWIGCEERGLAHRSPALTPGEKRLLVTIDPA
- a CDS encoding metal ABC transporter permease gives rise to the protein MLDDFMVRATLAGVLVALAAAPLGCFVVWRRMAYFGDATAHAAILGVALSLLMDMSIFTGVLAVALVMAFGVSMLSGRGVAMDTLLGVAAHSALAVGLVAVSFLSGVRIDLNAYLFGDILAVGKRDLWVIGGGALSVMALLRWRWSALLMATLNDELAYVSGVSPRREQLILTLSLAVVVAVALKVVGVLLITALLIIPAAAARPFCRTPEVMAIGAVGVALAAVVGGLKTAYALDTPTGPTMVTLAAALFLAATLTSQGLRLAQRLMVSA
- a CDS encoding metal ABC transporter ATP-binding protein; this translates as MELAPNTPDDVLVSISHLSVRFGSEFVLENIDLTLYRHQILTLIGPNGSGKSTLVKTLIGAVKPATGSVRVGAGLRIGYVPQRLHLDPTLPMTVKRFINLPHRQAPAAVERALDEAGAGHLLQATMSHLSGGQFQRVLLARALLTRPDILILDEATQGLDQRGTAEFYRRIEAVRQRYGCAVLMVSHDLNVVMRTADHVVCLNRTLCCQGKPERVAASPDYQALFGETLLNSEGNEALALYRHHPGEVADAG
- a CDS encoding zinc ABC transporter substrate-binding protein; protein product: MLSTRLSWPLLLAFPLAAAADAPRVAVDIPPVQSLVATVLGEHGEPALFIRPGASPHGYSLRPSEAQALNDADLVVWVSHDLTPWLTAPIENLASDARHLELLKAPNTTVLTYRDSATFALDDSVGHAHDHSHDHDHGHDREQDQGHEHSHEHSHEGTNPHAWLSPDNARQWLGAIAEQLSELDPGNANDYRANAEQGRQALDALEARLAEQLIDQHDTRYVVFHDAYQYFEEAFDVPAAGAISLGDASSPSPARIEALQNLVRDENIQCVFSEPQFNARLVESVFGDTAVYTGVLDPLGVGLALDASLYPALLEQIADEIERCGQTS
- the nikA gene encoding nickel ABC transporter substrate-binding protein, which gives rise to MRAALGALLALSLTLGPGGPAAAESRLDASWPSNVGALNPHLYTPNQMFAQAMVYEPLVRYQADGIVAPWLARRWEITNDGRTYTFTLRDDVTFSNGEPFNAAAVVANFDAILAHRERHAWLGLTEQIESVRALDEFRVELNLHAPYYPVLQDLALPRPFRFIAPSQLVDGTFTAGVSAPIGTGAWQLIETRLGEFDRFVRNDAYWGEAPAFDEVNVSVIVDPNTRALALQTGQIDLIYGPNGLISPDTFTRFSQDERYTTALSEPTETLMLALNSQRGATAELAVRQAINHAVDKASIAQSVFYGTQQVADTLFAPGVPYADVGLTPYAFDPDRAAELLDEAGWRMDRGVRMKEGEPLQIDLVFVGNDAVSKSTAEIIQAELSALGMMVRLIGEEESSVYARQRDGRFGMIFNRTWGAPFDPHAFISAMRAPAHADYQAQLGLSDKPEIDALIGEILTSTDETQRQALYETLLTRLHEAAVYLPLTYASVLAVASPEVGEIHFGAMASEIPFDRFTPEAGR
- the nikB gene encoding nickel ABC transporter permease subunit NikB; translation: MAGFILKRLLLLPLLLLAASIIIFLLLRLGPSDPAMDYLRLSQVPPTPQALEHARAALGLDQPLITQYAQWLSSAVRLDFGVSYATQRPVFEDMLHFLPATLELAGVALVLTLLVSIPLGRWAARHHHRAPDLVVRLIAFFGVSMPNFWLGFLLVLLFSVTLGWLPPMGRGGVAHLVLPAVAISLMSLSINARMLRASMLEVGSQRHVQYARLRGLGEREVERRHVLRNALLPIITATGMHVGELIGGTLIIESIFGWPGVGRYAVSAIFNRDYPVIQCFTLLMVTIFVVCNLIVDIVYAAADPRIRISREGVQ